DNA from Eubalaena glacialis isolate mEubGla1 chromosome 2, mEubGla1.1.hap2.+ XY, whole genome shotgun sequence:
CTTAAGTTTAATCCTCATTCAGGGCCAGCTTTAGTTGGTTAGTTAGGCGGCGGTTTTGCTCAAGTTGCTGGTAGAGTTCATCTGTACAGGTCAGCAAGCAGGTTAGCAGAAGAgaagaggcagaaggaagagaggTTAGCTGGAGTTGGTGAGAGGGAGTTCGCAGACAGAACACAGAGGTACCTCGGGCGCCAGTCACTTGCTGAGCAGGTTACCCTTACCCTGTGGTCAGCTGTCCTGTGCCCGGGAAGGGCGGATGGAAAAGGCCTGGCAGACTTACGAAGAGCCAGGACTCCTCTCTTGGCAGGACGGGAGGGAAAGAAAGCAGCAGGATCCGAGGAGGAGGACAGAGAGAGGGTATGTTCCTCATGCATCTCAGTAAAACCACTGTGTAAACTGGGCTGAATGCAGCTTCTGGAAACAGCCTCAGGAACAGGGGCGGAGCTAGAGGCGAGCCCACTCCTTGCTAGGGTTCAGCTGAGAGCTTCCTGCGAAACCTCAACCTGCCCATTTCTGCTCACCTCTTCCTGGAACCCCTTTCATCTCCACTCCCAGGGCTGGCTTTCCTTTCAGGTAGCACCAAGAGGGGCTACCGCCGCTGCATTAACAGCAGAACTGAGCTCCCTGTCCCTCCCCTAGTTGCTGTGATAGAGGGTGCAAATTCTGAACTCTCGTCCAGCCTAGATACAGGGTGTGTTACCCTACTCAAAAAGCAAAAGAACAAGCATTTATTTCCACTCAAAACTGACTTAAAATTTAACTGCTGACCTTCTGAAGAGGATGGCATTCTCTGGTGCTAGATGGAcgtgtataaaatgaataaaatctcaAACAGCCACATGGAGACCAGTGTGAAATGCATTTTACACGCGGGCATGTAATCTGCTCACTTGGCAAGGAAGGCAGCCACTAGAGTCAGTCTGTATCTGGTGGTCCAGGGGATGCCCCAACAAGGACAAGAACCTGGCACTTACCATGAAAAGCTGGAGAATACACGATTGTTTCGAATGACGGTGACGACCTAGACCCACAAAACTCTAACTTAATTATCTTGAAAAGTGATAATCCTATAccccagggaaaagaaaaatgtttggtCTCTAGCCCCCAGGTCTGTGGGGAAATTGAtcaattcttattttaattttctctcatGTATGGTAGGAGATGGGGAATACGCTATATTCGTTGTGCTTTCTAGTTTGGACTATCTGCTGTGTTGTCTTCTTTGTTGATGCAAATTTTCTGAATATTCGAAACTCcagtcaaatgtcacctcctccaggtagCGCCCAGTCAGAATTACTGCCTCTATTCCTTGTTGACTCTAAATGCACACCATCTGTTAGTTCAGACTTGCTTCCCTCATCTATCTTCCCACAAGATAGCCAGCTCATCGAGGGCAAAGAACATTTCTGGTTCATCTCTTTACCACATCCTTCCTACCTTTCATGGTATCTTGCATGTTTGGGGGGTGCAAAATCTATACCCCACTAGCACATTCACACTATCGTGTGGGAAATACCACCACAGGCAGGTAGGATGTCTTAGTTTGCTGAGCCAATGCACAGCCAAGCTGGGATGGAAGAACTCTGGAGAAATCCCAGAGAATCCAGAGGGTCAATGTGAATGCAGCTTAAATGACAGCTGTCCCTACCACATCCTCCTTCAGACCTGCTCCACTTCAGCTGCCATGGAACTGGTGTGCCTGGGGGCGCCTGGAACGCTTATATGTTTGCAAGTATTCTTCCCTCCTGTTCTACCTCCCCAATGTCTGGGATGTCTAGTGCCAAGCAATGATTTTGGGGTTTGGTCCAACCAAGGCTCTTGCAGCAGCTGCCTCTACATATGGCCTGACCCTTTGAGCTAGAAGCCTGGGCCCCAACAATTTCTTGATAAAATCAAAAAGCTATTTATCCTCCTGTGCACCCATACCTTCTTGGGCTATCCCAGATTTGCCTTCCAATCCATCAGTTTCCCATTTCCCCTTGTAGAATATACTTATAGGAAGTGTGAAAATCTCCAGAAGGGCTTTCAAAAAACAGATGTGCCTCCAAAATTAACTGAACATCTGCTCAGCAGAACTTTCAGACTTGTCATTTTATCTATGGCAGGAAGCAGGGTTACTCAGAGAAGGGCCCACTTCTATTactctgaattttaaaagaacaaggCAGGAATCATAGTCAAAAGCAGGCCCAAGAAGCCTtaggaaaagataaacaagaaaTTACTGAAGACTTTACACTCTCAAGGGAGAGACACTgtctaaattataaatttttaaaagtccactATACCACTACTAAATTCACTTACCTCTTAAAAAGAGTATTTTTACTCTCTTCTGAGGTTTTGCAGAGTGACTGACATTTTCAATTTGTCCAAATTTACTTGAATACAGGGGTATATAAACACTCTTAGGCTAAGAAAAACTATACACAAACAGATGAAGGTCACCCACATTTAAAACACAGGAGAAATATAGCCAGACTGTTGAGGATGGAGAAATGTTGggaattaagaaataaaagtcCACATCATTTTTAAGTTCTAATTTTGCGATGcgttataaaaaaaatcacttaattgctgtttttgaatttataaatataactGATAAACTATAACTGAACAATTTCTACTATTTTTAAGgggtaaaaaaaaagaaccaacttTAATGGCTATGCTTTAAAGATGttcacaaataaaaaaaaaaagttaattatcacaaagatttactgtaaGTACAACCCCTCCTAAAGAATACATGGTGAGTTTAAGAGCACAAAAATAAATCTTGACTTGAACATAATCGTATGTTCCTAAAACCTAAGAATGTCATTTCCTGATCAAAACGAAGGTGGCTGAGGAatgaatatacttttaaaaagctttaagtgTTCTTTGTGCTGTAAAAGGATGATCAACAATAACCTCAACTTACACTGTTTGAATCCACATTCCTTTTCACCTTTTCTGATATGTAAGTTCCTAGCAATGTGGGGTGGCAGCCACACCCTCCCAAGCAGGGCTATCTAAACACCAACACAGAGGGCTCACCACATCCCAACTAAACATCTGGCAGAGGAAGGCACTGCTCAAGGCAGATCTTCTGGCTCCAACAAGCAACATCCCCTGTGCAGAGGTTCTCAACCCGTACTACGTACCAGAGCCATCTCAATCCCTAAAAAAGACACACATGCCCAGGCCTCACTCTAACCTTTGCAAACCAAAACTCTGAGAGGGACCCAGGcatgggtattttttaaaaagttccacaAGGAACTACTGCTTTAGAGTCTCTTGATATTAATGTATGATGTTCAGaatggggggagaaaaaaaaaaagagcaaagcaaCAGCCAAAAATTAACCCTCATATGTGTGATGAAGATTTGGAGTTTTATTCAGTGTTGAAACTAAAATGTCaataaataagaagtaaaaagaatAGCAAACAGAAATAGCTTACACAGTGTTTATTTTACACTGCAATGAGGAGCTTCTGTACAATAGGAAGCACAGCGTGTGCCTGGCCCTAAGGCAGGATGTGGAAAGAAAGAACCAGGGTCAGCTGGAGAACAAACTGCAGAACTCAGAGAGGAGGGACATCCAGCTTGATGAAGGGGTCGTGCGAGAAGTGAAGCAAAGAGACTTATCTTCATGAAGAGAAAAggtgggagaaaaaggaaaaaagtggcaCAATGGAAAACAGGGAAGCTAAACTAACAGATGAGAGCAGCATTTGAAACACAGGTAAGAAGCAGACATGCAAAACCTGCTGCCAGCCACACCTACGGGAGGATGTCAATCCTTGCCCACCAGTGTCTGGACCCGAGGCCAGCACAAGCCCCTTCTGGGGGAGTTTCATTGCAAAAGACCCATGAACAGaacttaaaaacagattttaagcTAAACCCACCTTTCAGAATATTTAACCATACTTAATGCTAAAAGTTTTTCTCATAGAATCACCACATTTTAGCACTGAGAGACAGATGATCTGATCCATCCCCtcatttacaaatgagggaaGAGAGGATGGAATTCTCTCTAGTTTCCATGGTGACAGTGATGTCTCAAAGGGTAGTGTGGCGATTCTATAATCTATAAGGcagcaggcacttgccaacactcTTCAAGCTACCATTTTTCTGCACGGGTAAAGGAATGACAGGTGGGCCAGGAAACTGTAATTTCCAGCTTACATGGAATTCAGTGCCATCTTATGAGATTAAAAGGAAGCCTCTGTGAAACATTCCAGGTTAGAATTTAGAGGGGCAGAAAAAGCTTAACATTCAGGTTTGGTTAGTAATATGTACCTTAGTCGTGTATGCTCCAGGTTCTCGTGAGATTAAGACTATCTACTCCACTCTTACTGCCCAGCAGTAGTAAAAGCTGGGCCATTAACTCCCAAACTCATATAACACCATCTGTGTTTTATGTCCCATTTCTTTGACACAGGTTGTGGTGTTTGTATGTTAATTctttttatagaaacagaaaattaaaggCTTGGCTACCCGGCAGAGGGTTCATTTCTGTCTAGAATTCTTAAAAGGAAGATGTGACTTTTTACAGCAACATTCTTTATGCTGTTCTGGATCAATTTCCCTTCTCTAAGAGCCTCAGTCATCTGACAGTGTTGGGTtccttaaatttattattttttacgaAAAATGTTCACATTGTATTTAATTGAATCTCAGGAAACCGACTTTTGATATTTCTTGGGAAATTCCTGCACAATTGCGTGGCCTACCAATTCTACTTGAGCCtagtttaatttcttaaaaggacAGTGCCCAAGTCACACATATCCCAGTTCACTGCTTCATGGGAACGATCTAGCTGAGACAATGTGAAATGAATGGATTCTGAAAGGAAAATGGTTTGTATAGACAGACAATCCACTTGGCCTTTATGTTAGTAGAATGTGAAAAAACAATGACTATCCTAGATTATGCAAAGACAGTGAGCATAAAGGTGTAAAGATGGAGATTCTGGAGACACAGAAGGGAGTGGTGGCGAATTTATCATATTAGCATGAGGGCACGGGTGTGATCAGGCAGGGTGGATGAACATTTACATGGAAGTCATATCGTTGAGAGCGTGGTCCAGCTCCTCGCTGATGGCTTTGTACTTCAGTTTCTGAGCGTACAGCTCGTCTATGACCAGGAAGTGGAAGGCAGAGGTGCAAGGACATGGAGAGTGATCAAGAGATGGAGGGTGAGTGAGGGTGGCATGGACGCCATCCCGACACAGCAGCAAGAAAAGGGCAATGCATGAAGGAATTGGTGCCGCAGCAGGTGGCCAATGCAGGAGGCGTgcgttttgtttttaataaaattgaaacaaaaacaaaaagaacaaaacccattagaaaataaaacaagaaactcAATACGAAAATCATAACAAATATGGCAGGTATATCAGTAAACCATGTTAAATCCTAAACAAAACCACAGAAGGCTGTCTCCTGGTTGGGAGAGGGGTAATAGAACATCTTTCTTTTAGAGAGCTATAATTTAATTACACTGGAGTAGTCAGCCACCTGCCACTATAAACAGTGGAAAAAATATCCAAGGGCATTGTTTTGAAGAAACAATTTGTGACTACAGTCTGTAATCCTTATCTGGCTCCACCCTGAAACCACTGACTTCCGGACCAAACTAGACCACTGGGGTATGGATTTCTTGGTGCCATCCAGACTGCTCCTGTGGTCTGCCCACTCAAGCTGCCCTCGCTGGTCCAGGAGGCTTGAAAAGCGAGGACAGCCACGCTTTTTATGGTGTTGCTGTGCCAAGTCTGCAATTCAGTTCTTCTAATGATGAAGGTTTCATACTCTGCTGCAATTTGGCAGATTGTTTTGCAACCatttgtcattttctcttttccaccAGCTTGGTTATCATCTGCACCAACCTCCAGTCCCTTCTCTAGCCACTTCTGCCTTtgatgtatatattttgtatatttttttctttctttttcacagcCTCAGAGCTCAACATTTAGGGTTTCTGAGAGACAGAGAGGGTGTGactaaaataaaacctaaatatCTTAGTGGAGAAGTGCTGAAGTATAATGTCAAAGTGTAGTGCCCTATCACCCTCCACCCCCGTCAGGATACGCAGCACATGCCAAGATGACTagtaacttaaaaaagaaaatccaaacccTTACACTGAATTCACACTTGGGGGAAGTTGTGCCTAAAAACAAATCCATACCATTCCGGCAATAAGGAGATATCACTAAAGACAGAAAACACACCAGTCATTCTCACCTATAACCACCTCACTcacagtgagaaataaacctgCCACACTTCCGAAGAGTGTGCAGTAGAGGCGTTTGGCATCTGCTGTTACAAAAAGAGATGGGCCCCGTCTGGTGGCTAACGGTCATCTGGTGAACAGAGAGTTTAAGAGCCACGGAATGAAAACCCCAAAGGGCAGACAGGAAGAATGTGCAAGAGCAAAGAAGTGCATCAAGGAGGACGCAATGATTGGAAAATGACTTCGCCAGgtcactactcagccataaggattaagttaaaaaaacttaAGATCTTACCTTCTAAGTCATCAATGCTTTTCTCCAATTTAGTTACTGACCTCTCCGCAAACTCGGCCCGAGTCTCAGCCTGCAATAATTCAATTTATTTCAATCAGAATTGGGAAGTTTTAGATTTCTGGTAGCTACAAATATAGAGAAactagagaatgaaaatcaaGCCTGGCACCCATGAATGGGGTCTGAGACCACCTGCCAGTCAATCACCACAGTGAGAGGTGGCTAGCACAGCTCACTCTCCAAGACCACCCCTGAAAATCCCTGGATCATtctaactttaaaatgaaaaagcccTGAACAGTTCCGTAAAAACAAACTCAATCCAGCTGGCTTTGTCCAAAACACCCTTAATATTACCTCCTTCAGCTTGTCAGAAAGGACCTTGATCTCTTCCTCATATTTGTCTTCCTTCTGCGAGTACTGTAATTAGAAAGAATGTTCCAGATGTCAGGCCATAGCTCACCCTATACTGAGGTCTTCTAATACAACGAAAGTGTCAGCCCAGCCAACAGATGTTGAGGATCTCTTAGGAGGTAATGGAGCCTCTGATATCAAATGGCATACAACAATGCATTCTCTGTTTTCCTGCCTATTGTTTTACATGGGATAAGAACAAGATAACTTATCCATTTGGCACTTGGTTTAAATTAAATTGTTACAGATGACTCACATactcaaaataaaatagattctccattaaaaaaaaaaaaagaatctgttatTGATAATCATCAGGAAATTGCCTCAAAATGACGCCATTTGCTAAAGTGTCTAATGGATTATTCCTTTCCTTGGCAGGGCCCCAGAAGAGAAAAAGTGGGTGTCTCTAGAGCAGCTCTTAAAGATGCCTTTCCCCCACGCCGTGCTCCTGGCCTACCTTCTCAGCCTGAGCCTCCAGTGACTTCAAGTTGTTCGTCACAGTTTTCAACTCTTCTTCAAGCTCGGCACATTTGCTAACGTTTTCGATCAGAGGTAGAAAGGGTGGGAGACAAGccaaaggaaggaggagagaaaaaggagagggatgggaaaaaatgaaaaccgaGTCCTAGAGAACAAAGGGCTGCCTTAAAGTAGCCAAATCATCAAGGTACTAAAACGCTCAATTTTGCCATGGACACTGCTCCCGACCTTCCAACAGCAGAAAGGCAGggtgacaaaatccaacaacctCGAAGTGTGATAATTTGgcttcttttttggctgcaccaaagAGCATTtatgaaggaaaaacaaaggagTATAAAGGACCCAAAGAAAGCACTTAAAGCAAGGTATAAGATAGCAGAGGGTGTAGTGAAGGTGCAGTCGTTATAAAAATGAACCAGTAGGCATTGGAAGCTGAAAAGACGCCTGGGTTGCAGTTAAACCTAAAACCCATACATGAGCCATCAGTACCTTATCCTCTGCAGCCATTAATGCTTTCAAGGTCTGATCCATTATTCTTAATTGTTCTTCCAGCTGTCGAACTTGGCTGTTAGTGGACACAGGAAATGCACAAGGCCATTCTCAAAATCAGTGTGCAGGTAAGGCATGCAGTGATACACGCATTCATACATAGACACCCCACGCAAGTCCTCCGTGTTCCATACTCGTGGCTCATCCACGTCAAATGAGCACTTAAGGAGCCCGGAGCTGAAACAGGTAAATGTGCAGCTGCCAGAAGGTCATGCTGTTTAGTCACTGCTCCGCAGCACCCCACACACAGCCTCCTGGCGCCGGGCCCGCTTACCCTTCTGAGAGCTCAGCCCGCTCCTCTGCACGCTCCAGGTCACTCTCAATGATGACCAGCTTACGGGCCACCTGCAGCagaacaaacacaaaacacacacaccatGGGGCTTCCAAGCTCTGAGGAGGGGTGTGGGGCGAGGACTGGATCCGTCAGCCCCTCGGAGTTCTTGCCTCCAAACAAGATGATCCTCTTTCCCGTGCGGTGGAGAGAAGCGACTCTCCACCAGGCGTGCCCATGGAGAGGAGACCAGAGACTTCTGCTCACCAAGACCCAGCATGGTTAGTTATGGGTGGGCTGGCTCATCTTTAGTCCTACCTAGGTGAAGCCTGTATAATTACACAGCAGCCAGACCAAgtgtggaaggagggagagagatgaagtTCACAATCTCGAAACTAGCAGTGTGATGAGACATGACGCCTTTTATGCTGAAAAGGCGGGGCTGCAAGACAAGACTGAAAATAATCCTGAGAACTCCATCCATCTAGAGCTCTGTACCTCGACTCCCTCTGTGTGACGCAGGCTACAAATGTCAACAGAAACAGCAAGAGAGGCTGACATGAGAAGCTGCTGAGGTGACTAATGAGGTCAGTGGAAGAAAGGACCGGAGAGAAGGGATCCTAGGAAGCATTTCAAAATTAGTGGGCATAGTGTAACCTGGAGATGGGAGATGATGATGACGAAGAGTCAATGGTGTTTCAGGATAGCCACAGTACATTAAGGGAAAAACTAAAACCTTAAACAGTCACGTGGGCTCTGTTATCACAGGAGGATGCTTTCATGGGGCACGACCAGGAGGTGATTCACCTGTGAATCTTGAGGAGCGAGGAGGACAGACAGAAAGGCCTCCATGAATCTAGGGAGCAAGTGCACGGTCTGTGCCTCTACACTGACTGAACTGGGCTGCGCCAGGTGAATCACACTAGGGAGAACGGCTTGCGTGGTGACAGCATGAGAGGGCCCTTCCACAAAACACAAGAGGCCCAGCTCTCCCTTCTCCTGACCAGAGAACTTTTGTCctggtctttgtgtgtgtgtttggggtggggcggggcgggggaggcaTGGGGGCACAAAAAACGCTTTGGTCTTTCCCAGTGCAACTGATCCCCTAGCAGGATCAAAACTGAGAACCGTTTTCTGGGGACAAAGGAACTCTGCTTCTCAAAACCACCCATTCCTGCTAAGGAAGCAGATGGTTTCACTGAAGAACGCAAGGCTGTACACTGCTCCCCCGCTCCTGGGCCGTGGCTGGGAGTCCACAAGGCCTTGGGCCCCAGGATCTGACCTCTTCATACTTGCGGTCGGCATCCTCAGCGATGTGCTTGGCCTCTTTCAGTTGGATCTCCtgaatttccattttctcctcaTCCTTTTGGGCTCGGCTTTCAATGACTTTCATGCCTCTGAAAAGGAAGACATGCAGGAAGACCCAAGATTTAGAGGCGACCTCCACGAACTCACCCTGCACCACGGTGGTTTGTGAGGCTCAGTGTAACTGATAGACCGAAACAGAGCACAGAGCTACTTTTATCTTCCAAACCATGAAACAAGACTTTCTAGAGCTGAAGGCAGAAAAAGACATACACTTCCCTCTCTCTGTTTATTGTGAATGAAAGCTTACACTTTTGGTACTGTTGACACTGCCCAGGCAGCTAATGTGAAATGAAAGGTACCACGTGAGGATCCTGTCTGAATGTGGGAGGCATGGAATCAAGGAAGGTCAACAAGCTTTACCTGCTATATAAATAATGGGACTTCTTCCCTTTTCTGGTGGGAAGCTTCAGCTTGAAAATGGACCAAAGTCAGAACGAAAGCAAACTTATCTTCATGTacttccttcccacaaagaaagTAGCTGTTCTTACCCCTTTAGCCACAAATGTAAATATTAGATTGAACCAAATGAAATTGCTGGTATTTGACCACATCGGACCTgcaaaaatggcaatttcatgtgGGTTGACTTATACTttagagaagaaactgagttttgcCTATAATAAAACTCATAATAGAGATGTTGAGAGGCAGGACCGACACCATCTTCTATGCTGATGTGTACGTTTGGATCCTTCAGCATGGTGTTAAGTTTTAGAAAATGTTAATTGACCTATGATATATTACAGATTTATGCAATAACAAACTATGTTAAAACGGGATTCATTTACCAAAACCTAAGTACGCAGTAAGATaaataaatcactttttttttttttttttttaaatgaagcactACAATGTATTTTGGGAGACCTGCATCTTGGCTCGGCTATAAATTCTCTTTGAGAGTTCGGGCAGGCCACACCAGTCTCTGAACCctagtcttctcatctgtaaaaccaggGGACTGGAGTAAATGATCTCTAAATATCTTTTTACTCCAAAGTCTAACACTGCCAGATTGCCTTCCTTTCAGGTTCACTAACAAGTGTATTTCAGgaagaagccagccacaaaacCGTTGTTTATATGTACACTGTAAGAGATGATGAGTCATCTTTAAGAATTCCAAAACTCTTGATTAGAAAAGAATCAATAAGCAACAGTGAATAATGAGCTGAAAACTTCAGCTAAAGAGCTTCTTTAATCCTAAAGTCTGCAATCATTCTTTATCCATGGTGGCAGGGGGTAAAAAGGCACCTCAAAGACGGAGAAACGGACAAAATGATTGACTGCGTGCACCTGCCCAGGTCACAGCGCAGAAACACACTGCCAGTGTCTGAGACACCACAATACTTTGTTATCCCTCGAAGGGCAGAACTCTCTCTAGTCTTGTGGAGTCTTTCTTGGAGTGCTTCCAAGTAATATGAGTACAATAACTTGAACAGTTGAACATGAGAGAAAATGCCTTGTGGAATACACGATGGCTGATATGGCCCTGGTTTTCCTTTACTACCACAAGGCTGAATCTTGGGGTAATAAGTCAGGTAGAGCCAGGTCATAGTGGGAGCATGCTCAGCAGACATGCAGATCTGACTGTACTTACCTATGCATGTGTGTCTTATCGGCTTTACTAAGTCCAAAACAATTTACTTTTGTGGATCATATTTCTGTTTTATCTgtgctttctcttcctctcatttGTTGGGCTATTTGACAACTGACAGCCCATACTGTATTTACCTCGGCCTAAGCCTCcttggtatattttattttattttttttaacatctttattggagtataattgctttacaatggtgtgttagtttctgctttataacaaagtgaatcagctatacatatacatctattcacacatctccttcctcttgcatctccctcccaccctccctatcccacccctctaggtggtcacaaagcaccgagctgatctccctgtgctatgcggcttccttggtatattttaaaataaagttatctttttaaaaaaaatgcataattGCTCCATGGTTAGCAGGAATGAAAGAACCAAAACACATCCCTAGAACCTCCCGTTTACACGTCCATCTCCCTCGCTGGGTGGTGAGCTCTAAGAGAGCAGGAATGgggtctttttcttatttgtaaccTTGGGGTTTAAAACAGTGCTTTGCACAAAGGTGTCCCACTAATGTTAAATGAACAAAACCATTAGATGCACCTGGATCAAGTCAGGAAATAGTGCCACCAAGGTACTGTAAAATTCTTAGATGCCCAAGATCAGAGAAGCCCTCCCGTTCCACCAGGAGGAAAGGCTGAGCTAACAGGTGGGCTGGACGAGGGGTCCTCACCTCTCACTCTCATCTGCTGCCTTCTCGGCCTCCTCCAGCTTCTGCAAAGCTGTTGCCAGACGCTCTTGGGCACGATCCAACTCTTCCTCAACCAGCTGGATGCGTCTGTTCAGAGAAGCTACGTCGGCTTCAGCCTGGGTAGAGAGAGTGAAAGGCGTTTCAGTGTCAGAGAGAAAGTGAGGGTAGTGCCTTCAGGAGGGGCTGAGACTGAAACACTGGTTCCAGACGGGAAGCCTGGGCCCTGTGGTGAGCCACCCTAAAGTGCGTTACAAGCCCTGGTCAACTCTGGAGTTGTCGGATACGTTCATCCATTGATCTACCCAGGGAATGTCCACCTTGGGGTATATGCAGACCCACACACACCATCCTCATCGGACAAAGGGACCATCAGCGACACTCTCACTTGG
Protein-coding regions in this window:
- the TPM1 gene encoding tropomyosin alpha-1 chain isoform X16, with product MAGSSSLEAVRRKIRSLQEQADAAEERAGSLQRELDYERKLRETAEADVASLNRRIQLVEEELDRAQERLATALQKLEEAEKAADESERGMKVIESRAQKDEEKMEIQEIQLKEAKHIAEDADRKYEEVARKLVIIESDLERAEERAELSEGKCAELEEELKTVTNNLKSLEAQAEKYSQKEDKYEEEIKVLSDKLKEAETRAEFAERSVTKLEKSIDDLEDELYQQLEQNRRLTNQLKLALNED
- the TPM1 gene encoding tropomyosin alpha-1 chain isoform X18, with the translated sequence MDAIKKKMQMLKLDKENALDRAEQAEADKKAAEDRSKQLEEDIAAKEKLLRASEDERDRVLEELHKAEDSLLAADEAAAKAEADVASLNRRIQLVEEELDRAQERLATALQKLEEAEKAADESERGMKVIESRAQKDEEKMEIQEIQLKEAKHIAEDADRKYEEVARKLVIIESDLERAEERAELSEGQVRQLEEQLRIMDQTLKALMAAEDKYSQKEDKYEEEIKVLSDKLKEAETRAEFAERSVTKLEKSIDDLEDELYQQLEQNRRLTNQLKLALNED
- the TPM1 gene encoding tropomyosin alpha-1 chain isoform X20, which gives rise to MDAIKKKMQMLKLDKENALDRAEQAEADKKAAEDRSKQLEEDIAAKEKLLRASEDERDRVLEELHKAEDSLLAADEAAAKAEADVASLNRRIQLVEEELDRAQERLATALQKLEEAEKAADESERGMKVIESRAQKDEEKMEIQEIQLKEAKHIAEDADRKYEEVARKLVIIESDLERAEERAELSEGKCAELEEELKTVTNNLKSLEAQAEKYSQKEDKYEEEIKVLSDKLKEAETRAEFAERSVTKLEKSIDDLEDELYQQLEQNRRLTNQLKLALNED
- the TPM1 gene encoding tropomyosin alpha-1 chain isoform X17, producing MDAIKKKMQMLKLDKENALDRAEQAEADKKAAEDRSKQLEDELLSLQKKLKATEDELDKYSEALKDAQEKLELAEKKATDAEADVASLNRRIQLVEEELDRAQERLATALQKLEEAEKAADESERGMKVIESRAQKDEEKMEIQEIQLKEAKHIAEDADRKYEEVARKLVIIESDLERAEERAELSEGKCAELEEELKTVTNNLKSLEAQAEKYSQKEDKYEEEIKVLSDKLKEAETRAEFAERSVTKLEKSIDDLEDELYQQLEQNRRLTNQLKLALNED
- the TPM1 gene encoding tropomyosin alpha-1 chain isoform X15, whose product is MDAIKKKMQMLKLDKENALDRAEQAEADKKAAEDRSKQLEEDIAAKEKLLRASEDERDRVLEELHKAEDSLLAADEAAAKLEDELLSLQKKLKATEDELDKYSEALKDAQEKLELAEKKATDAEADVASLNRRIQLVEEELDRAQERLATALQKLEEAEKAADESERGMKVIESRAQKDEEKMEIQEIQLKEAKHIAEDADRKYEEVARKLVIIESDLERAEERAELSEGKCAELEEELKTVTNNLKSLEAQAEKYSQKEDKYEEEIKVLSDKLKEAETRAEFAERSVTKLEKSIDDLEDELYAQKLKYKAISEELDHALNDMTSM
- the TPM1 gene encoding tropomyosin alpha-1 chain isoform X3; the protein is MDAIKKKMQMLKLDKENALDRAEQAEADKKAAEDRSKQLEDELLSLQKKLKATEDELDKYSEALKDAQEKLELAEKKATDAEADVASLNRRIQLVEEELDRAQERLATALQKLEEAEKAADESERGMKVIESRAQKDEEKMEIQEIQLKEAKHIAEDADRKYEEVARKLVIIESDLERAEERAELSEGQVRQLEEQLRIMDQTLKALMAAEDKYSQKEDKYEEEIKVLSDKLKEAETRAEFAERSVTKLEKSIDDLEDELYAQKLKYKAISEELDHALNDMTSM
- the TPM1 gene encoding tropomyosin alpha-1 chain isoform X12; translated protein: MAGSSSLEAVRRKIRSLQEQADAAEERAGSLQRELDYERKLRETAEADVASLNRRIQLVEEELDRAQERLATALQKLEEAEKAADESERGMKVIESRAQKDEEKMEIQEIQLKEAKHIAEDADRKYEEVARKLVIIESDLERAEERAELSEGKCAELEEELKTVTNNLKSLEAQAEKYSQKEDKYEEEIKVLSDKLKEAETRAEFAERSVTKLEKSIDDLEDELYAQKLKYKAISEELDHALNDMTSM
- the TPM1 gene encoding tropomyosin alpha-1 chain isoform X19; its protein translation is MDAIKKKMQMLKLDKENALDRAEQAEADKKAAEDRSKQLEDELLSLQKKLKATEDELDKYSEALKDAQEKLELAEKKATDAEADVASLNRRIQLVEEELDRAQERLATALQKLEEAEKAADESERGMKVIESRAQKDEEKMEIQEIQLKEAKHIAEDADRKYEEVARKLVIIESDLERAEERAELSEGQVRQLEEQLRIMDQTLKALMAAEDKYSQKEDKYEEEIKVLSDKLKEAETRAEFAERSVTKLEKSIDDLEDELYQQLEQNRRLTNQLKLALNED
- the TPM1 gene encoding tropomyosin alpha-1 chain isoform X4, with the translated sequence MDAIKKKMQMLKLDKENALDRAEQAEADKKAAEDRSKQLEEDIAAKEKLLRASEDERDRVLEELHKAEDSLLAADEAAAKAEADVASLNRRIQLVEEELDRAQERLATALQKLEEAEKAADESERGMKVIESRAQKDEEKMEIQEIQLKEAKHIAEDADRKYEEVARKLVIIESDLERAEERAELSEGQVRQLEEQLRIMDQTLKALMAAEDKYSQKEDKYEEEIKVLSDKLKEAETRAEFAERSVTKLEKSIDDLEDELYAQKLKYKAISEELDHALNDMTSM
- the TPM1 gene encoding tropomyosin alpha-1 chain isoform X21 is translated as MAGSSSLEAVRRKIRSLQEQADAAEERAGSLQRELDYERKLRETAEADVASLNRRIQLVEEELDRAQERLATALQKLEEAEKAADESERGMKVIESRAQKDEEKMEIQEIQLKEAKHIAEDADRKYEEVARKLVIIESDLERAEERAELSEGQVRQLEEQLRIMDQTLKALMAAEDKYSQKEDKYEEEIKVLSDKLKEAETRAEFAERSVTKLEKSIDDLEDELYQQLEQNRRLTNQLKLALNED